The Maledivibacter sp. genomic sequence CAGTCACTGAAAAGTCAATATCTGCATTATCACTGACTACTACATTAGATAATACATCTGTATCACCTTCATAAATAGATATATCATCACATTGTATTATTTTGGGTGAATCCTTATAGTAGACTTCTGCATCTGCTTTTTGCTTATCATTCTGTGCGTAGTAAACATAGTCAACAACGTACTCTGTTCCATCTAATCCTTCACCAATTTGTCCTGGCCATATCCCACCCATTGCTAAATTCATTTCAATATATTGGGGTCTATCTAAACATTTACTTGCAACTGAATCCTTTGAATAATCAATTACAGAAACTATTTTATCATCTACATACCATTCAATTTTTCCTTTTGACCAATTCATTCCAAATATATGATAATCGTCATTAAAATCCTTTGGAATTGTATAGGCAGTACCACCTAATTTATGATAACCATTTTCCGAACCATTTTGTGTATGTAATGTTTGATATACTGTTTTATTTCTAACTCCACCCTGTTTAGAACCTATTAGCTCCATAATATCCATTTCACCACAACGAGCCCATCCATATCCTTGTTCATTACTAACATCTCCGTCAAGAACAAAATCAGACCCTAATGTCCAGAAAGCAGGGAATACTGATTGTCCCTTGGGTAATTTGGCTTTCATTTCAATACGGCCATATAGAAATTCCTTTTTACCATGGGTTCTAACACTTCCTGAATTATAAATAATTTTTCTTGAGGAATTACGTGGATGATTATATTGTAATTCCTTTGGTCTATCAGTAGCTTTTAAAACTAATTCTCCACCATCTCCATTATCTCTTATGAAAACATTTTCCTTGTCATCTACATAATGTTGCTGTTCTATCCCACGAATAGATCCTAACTCATATTCCCATTTTGATAAATCTAATTTAGACCCATTAAAATCATCGGCCCATACAATATTATATTTTTCATCAACACTACTTGTGCTTTTTTCAAATAGCTCCACATCATCTACATAGGCTTGCTGTTTAAAAGTAAGGCTAGTGTTATCGGTTGTCCATTTCATAACGCAAAGTGCAATCTGCTGTTCATTGCAACTATTAAACTTTAATTCAACATTTTGATATGTCCATTCTTGAGCTTTAGTACAGCTAATAGTCTTTTCAGCGTCTCCAATTAAATGCCTAACATCTGGGGTTTTTACGTTTAACAGTGCTGTGGCTCCTTCTTTTGAAAGTAAAACCTTTGCCTTTGCAACATATTCTGTATTAGGCTTTACATTTATAACTTGGTAAACACAAGCATCTCCACTATTGGAAGGTAATAATCCACACCATTCTCCCACTGCGGCACATCCAGCATAATTTGTAAATTCTCCATCCCCCGTTGTTTTCCAATTGCTTCTTTCTTCGAATCCGCCACTTATAATTAAATTTCCAGGATTTCTATTAATTTTTACTAAGTCATATTGTGGACTTGCACTACTAGCTTCTGCTATTACAAAGGTATTCATCATCATAAGAGATACTGCTGTTACACCGATTATAGTTTTTAAAATTTTTTTCATTTTCATATATCTTTATTCCCCCATCTTAAGATTTAAATTTATTATTTCCCATCAATTTTTTTATAAAGATCAATAATTTCCTTTGCTAAATCTACAAATGCCATCGAAGTCATTAAATGGTCTTGTCCATGTACCATTAATAATGAAACTTCAACTTTAGCCCCTTGGGCCTCCTGAGCTAACATTTCTGTTTGAGAATTATGGGCCTTCACTAGGGAAGCCTCTGCTTCTGAAACCTTTGCCCCTGCTAATTCAAAATCTCCAGCCTTTGCAGCTTGAATGGCTTCCATAGCATTACTTTTAGCACCTCCTCCATGTATAATTAACTCCATAACTACTTGTAAATTCCCCTGTTCTTCCAAAACAAACATTCCTTTCAAAGTCATTGTTTTATAAACTATTTATTTATTGAGCAAATTGCATAATTACTTTCTATAAAAACCATCTACTATATATAGTTTTAAAATCTCCGAAGCTATACCATCAAATATGCTTATATCTTAAGCAATTAAATCAAGGATGATATTCGCATATGCAATTCTGCCAAGTAAGAGTTATGCAATTTCCTCTATTAATTTTATAGCTTTCTCCAATACTTTTTCTCCATTCATCATACCGTAATCAGTCATTTGTATTACATCTACCACCAAACCTAATGGTGCAACTTTTTCCTCAAACTGCTTTTTCATAAAACGTACTTGTGGGCCTAGGAGTAAAACATCAACTTTTTTCTCATCTAAGTAATTATCTACCTCACTAGCTGAAACGGCAAATATATCTGCTTCAACACCTTTATTTTCAGCTGCCTTTTGCATTTTAGCCACCATTAGACTAGTACTCATTCCAGCGGCACATACCAACATAATTGTTTTTTTCATTTATTACACCCCTTCTTAAAATATATTTGAGGAAATCACATAATTATAACTGGGCTAAGTTGCATAACATATATAGGATTCTCATAGCATGAATTAGTATCCACCCCAAGCTCTCTATAGTAAATAGTTTATGTAGAAGGTAATCTCAGGTCAAACCAAAACTGAAATTGAAACTGACCCTTAGTACATTTTAAATATCTTTACTTAATATTCAAGTTATTAGCGATTAATTGAACGAGCAACCATTGATACAGTATGGCGAACGCCACGGATTGCCTTGCTCATCGCGAAAATATTCTCAAAGGGTGCAACTCCACCATAACCCGCATCACCAATATGTTGAATATCTGCTCCACAAATTTTGTTGCGAATAGCGATTTCTTTAATAGTGTCTTCATCAGAACTTTCCTGGCTAGTACCAATTGCAGTTAATACAAGGGCCCCTTTACTATGTGCTACCTTAACTACATTGTTTAGTTCTGAATCATTAAAACCAGGAACTGTACCTACTGCTGGTACCAAAACAATATCTGCACCTGCATCAATAAACTTTTCTATAGCATCTATATCTGCAACCGGTTCATCAACACCGGCTCCATGCATTTTACCAGCTATAATTATTCCTGAAAATTTTTCTTTAGCTAGACGGATCACTTTTTCTATTTGTGAATTTGTCACCCCTGTACCAGGGTTACCAGTAAAGCAAACAAAATCCATTCCCAGTTTTTCAATTTCCTCAATTGTTTCAATATTGGCTTGACGCCCCTTACTTATATCTAATCTATCTTCTTGCATATCTGCTTCCAAGTCAACGGGCTCTAAGTTAACTCCTATCGGGCGTCCCACTAACCTATGCAGCTCATCTACAAAAAATTTATCTGTAGCTTCTAGCCCAAAAATATTTGGATTTAAAACATCTACACCATTAAGCAAAATCAAATCTGCCCCAAAGGCACTGGCAATTTCAGCGTTTGTAATATCTCCTACAAAGGATTCTCTTGTTGCCACATTCTCTGAAATAATGGTTCTTCCTTCACTCGCTTTGATACTTTGTTTCAATTCTGCCCCGGTCATATTTAATATATCCGACGCATTTGCACTAATCAATCTTTTAACCATAATTACTCCCCCAAAAATCATTTGATTTGTCATATTTATTTAATTTAATAATTTAAATTACTATATTTTCGACTTGCTTTGACTATGATGATTAACCCATTATACTATCATCAGTTTCAATATCTTCCGCCGCTTCTAAAGTTAAGTTTTGTTTTTCTACGGATTGATAGAAGACCCAATAAATTGCTACATCCACGATTATACATACTATCTGTAGTATAGAACCACTTATGTGTCCTCCAGTTGTAAGAAATCCACTAATAATTGGCGGCATTGTCCAAGAAACTGCAATCCCTGTAGTTGTAGCGACTAGACCCGTTGACATAGCAAAGTATGATATTATAGCATTTAGTACAGGTGCTAAAATAAATGGTATTAATAATGAAATATTCATTACTATTGGTAAGCCAAACATAGCTGGTTCATTAATATTAAATAGACCTGGTGTTAAAGTCAATGGCGCCATGGCTTTAGAAATCTTACTAGCTCTCTTTCGTCTAGCGATAATTACAATAACAATTATTAGACCGATGGTAGCTCCACCACCACCCATAAACACGAAGTTATCCATAAATTGTGCTGTAATAATATTTGGTAGGTGTGCAGTACTGTCTGCCTGGAATACTAAGCGATTTGCGTCAGAATTGATTAACCATATTGGACTGAGAATGCTATTTACAACGTTACCACCATGAATACCAACAAACCAGAATAAACTATTTAATAAAATGGCTATAATTGTTCCAAAGAGACTATTCCCTAGTAAGCCCAATGGTTTCCCTAAAACTATCATCATTAAATCATGAATATTACCAATGTTTATTCTATCAAAGACCGCAAAAACAACTAACCATAAAGTTATAATAGCTGCACCTGGAATTAAAGCACTAAAACTTTTAGAAACCGCAGGTGGCACAGAATCAGGTAACTTAATTTGGATATTACGTTTAATGAACCATTTAAAAATTGAAGTAGAAATAACGCCGAGAACCATAGCAACAAACAATCCCTTACTACCCATATATCCAACTGGAATTCCTGTACCTGCTTCACCACTTATAAAGGGCGTAACGACTACAAAAGAAGATAAGGATATAATACCTGCTGAAACACCATCAACTTTATGCTGACGGGCTAGACTGTTGGCAACTCCAAAGCTTGCTACTAATCCCATTAAACCAAAACTACTATCTACCCCTTTCCATAAGTAAGTATCAATTCCTATATTAGCTAACCAAGTTGTCCATATATCAATTGGGAAACTGGCTATCACAAGAAATAGTGAACCGATAATAATTAATGGCATACTTAAGGTGATACCATCACGTATTGCTATTAGTACTTTGTTTGCACCTAGCTTTGCCGCAATAGGCAGCATTTTTTCTTCGAGAAATTCATTTACCTTCTCCATATTTACCTCTCCTTAGCAATTGATTATAAAAAATAATTTATTAATATAGTTAACACCACTTTGCTTTGTCTATTTATAACAAATTATTATTTATTAACTAAATGATATCCTATAAATTGTAATTCGTCAATAATATTTTATAATCAAATATATCATATTCATAAATATAATCAGATAGTTATTTATAATTTATAATCAATATGATATAATATTATTAATATAGAGAAGTAAAATTTAAAGGAGTATGATTATGGAGCTTACAAAAAAACAGCAGAAACTAAGATTTAAAATTTTAGATAAAATATATGCTAAAGGACCCATATCTCGAATTGATATTTCAAATGAACTTGAAATCACCCCTGCAACTGTTAGCAAAATTACTGGTAAAATGATTGGCGAAGATCTTATTCACGAAATCGGTGAAGTTATGTCTACTCAAAATAAATCTGGAAGAAAAAAAATACTATTAGGTATATCTTCTAATCATAGCTTTTATATAGGAACCGAATTGTCTCAAAAGTACATATCATTTTGTCTAACCGATAATACCGGTAGAATTTTCAACGAGAAAACTATTCAATTAAATACTTATGATTTACCTAACACTTTAACTGAGGAATTTTATATTAATGAATTAAACAAGTTTATCATGTCTTGCTATGAATATAATCCTGTAGGGATTGGCGTTGCCCTTCCTGGTCATTTTGATGAAGGGAACAAAAAAATTATTACTAATAACCCCTTTTGGAAGAATTTCAATATCAAAGTTTTATCAGATAAAATTAACCTTCCAATTTATTTTGAAAACAATGTTAAATGCATGGCATTAGCAGAAAGATTATTTACTTTTACTGGAATTGATGATAATTTTATATTTTTTCATGTAAGTAGAGGAATGTTTTGCTCATATATGTATAATGGTGAACTCTATGCCAAGGATAATTTTCTTGTTGGTGAAATAGGGCATATAGTCGTACATCCAGATGGTGAGCTATGTGAATGTGGGAAAAGAGGTTGCCTTCAAACCTATGGAAGTGAGACATGGATTATCAAAAAATCTCAGATGCTTTTTGACAACTCAGAGCTTACCTATTTAAGACAATTAGTTACAGATAAAAATAAAATAACCATAGAAACTGTATTAACAGCCTATGGTCTAGGAGATGAGGGCGTAATAAATATACTTCACTCTGCCATTAAATATTTTTCAATTACACTTAATAATTTATCCATGATGATTGCTGCAAATAAAATTGTAGTCCATGGTGAATTATTCAAGGAAACTTTGTTAAGAAAATTATTAAGGGAATTATTAAATCAAAATATCAGTCTACTATTAATACACAACAAACAGGATATCATGATTAAAGATTATCATAGTCATAATGGTGCTTTAGGTGCTAGCGCTCTTTGTGTATCAAAAATGTTAATTAAGCTAGAATTACAGTAAAGAACTCTGCTGGATTCATTTCATTCTGAAACACCTTGGGGATGTCTCAAAGTCACCGTACTTTGAAACATCCCCCTTTAACCAAAGTTAATCCAACTTCCTAGTATGCTTCTTCATATAGTTTTATAATATCCTCTTTACTAGGTACTCTAGGGTTTCCACCCGTACATGCATCAGCTAATGCAAAATCTGCAAGAACTGCAAAATCTTCTTTCTTAACATCAAGTTCCTTCAAACCTGATGGGATTCCAACATCCTTTGACAGCTTTTTAATTGCTTCTATAGCAACTTCATTAGCTTCTTCAGTGCTTAATCCTTCTATATTTTCACCCATGGCTACTGCAACATCCCTAAGCTTATCATTAGTTGCAGTTGAATTATATTTAACAACATATGGTAACAATACTGCGTTACAAACTCCATGGGGCAAATCATAAAATCCACCGAGTTGATGTGCCATAGAATGAACGATTCCAAGGCCTCCATTACTAAATCCCATTCCTGTCACAAATTGACCATAGGCCATATCTGCCCTAGCATCCATATTTTCACCATTCTCAACGGCGTCTCTAAGACTACCTGATATAACCTTGATAGCTTCAAGATTATACATATCTGTAAAGGAAGTTGCACCGGCGGATATATAACCTTCTATAGCATGGGTTAATGCATCCATACCAGTTGCCGCAGTAAGTGATTTAGGCATTTTTGTCATTAAAGCAGGATCATTTACGGCCACTGATGCTATGGAATTAGAATCAACTAAAACCATTTTCACCTTTCTTTCTTCATCGGTTATTACATAATTTATTGTTGCTTCGCTTGCGGTTCCAGCTGTGGTATTGATTGCTATTATAGGTAGTGCCTTATTATTAGTTTTATTTACACCTTCATAGTTTCTTATATCTCCAGGGTTTGTTCCTAAAATCGCTATAGCCTTTCCAGTATCCTGTGGTGAACCTCCACCAATACTTATTATAAAATCACAGTTTTCTTCCTTTAAAGCTTTATATCCGTCATTTACATTTTGAACCGTTGGATTTTGCTTTGTATCGGAAAAGACTGCATAATCTATATTATTACCATCTAAAACCTCTAGCACCTTAGTAGCAATCCCTAGGTCTAATAATACCTTATCAGTAACTACTAATGCCTTTTTGACTCCCATTTTTTCAATTTCCGGTATTATTAATTGTATTGCACCTTCTCCCATTAAAACTATACTTGGAAAATAATACGCTTTTGCTCCAGACATTTTTAATACCTCCTCTAGACAAACAATATTGATATTTAAATTAACTAAAGATGACATTCACATATGAAATTTTACTCAAGTCCAAAATTGTTCATCCTTAATAATTTTTCTTCACTTATAATATGAGCAATTATCATGCCAAGAGAAAAAGGGATTATATCAAAAAAAATGTATAATATTTATACATTTTTTAATTGCTATATGTTTAATTTTTAAACACATGATGTTTTTTTAAACATTGATAAAATTTGGTCAATCCAATAAATTGCAGGACTAATTTCTATAAAAACCCTCTACCCCATGTGGTTTTAAAATTCCAGAAACTATAACCTCAAGTAGGCTTAGCTAAGTAAGGGTTATGCAATTTCCTCAAATATTATTTCCTTCAGATTTTATGCTTTGAATATTAATTTGATGACCCTTGATTTTATTATAAAGTGTGGTTCTATTTATCCCAAGGAATTTTGCCGTTTTTGTATAATTATAATTATTAGTCCTTAAGGTTTGCTCTATGGCCATTTTTTCTAATTGTTTCAATGGACATTCCGGTAATCTATATACTTCACCAGAGGTATTTAATTCATTGGAACTACCCATCCTTTTTATTTCATGATTCTCATTTTCTTCGATTAAGTTGAAATTCAGCTTTCCATTAAAATTAACTATATTTTCTATAACGTTTTCTAATTCCCTTACGTTACCAGGCCAATGGTAGTTGTGTAGCCTATGAATTATATTAAAGGGCAATGGAGGGATATTTTTTCCTAACAATTGTGATTTACTCCTTAAGAAATGATTAATCAATAATTCCAAATCAATATCACGTTCCCTTAGTGGCGGTAAATCCACTGGAATCACATTAATTCTATAGAAAAGGTCCTCCCTAAAGTAGCCTTTTTTTACTTCCGCCTTTAAATTTTTATTTGTGGCTGCAATAATCCTTACATCAATGGGGATTGGTTTATTATCCCCTAACCTCATGATTTGATGCTCTTGTAATGCTCTCAGAAGGTTTACTTGCATATGAAGGGGCATTTCTCCAATCTCATCTAGGAACAATGTTCCTTTATCTGCTAAAGCAAATTTCCCTAAATATCCACCCTTCCTCGCACCTGTAAATGCGCCTTCAACGTATCCAAATAATTCACTTTCTATCAAGTCCTTTGGAATAGCTCCACAATTTATAGCAATAAAGGGTTTATTTCTACGATCGCTATAGTTATGAATAGCCTGTGCAAATAGTTCCTTACCAGTACCACTCTCTCCTTGTATTAATACAGTTGAAGGACTATTAGCTATACTTTTACAGTATTCCTTTATGCGGATGATGGTTTCACTCTCACCTATGATTTGATTGAAATTATATTTTGCTGTTGTTAGAGTATATTTATCTACAAGCTTCATGACACTTTTAATATCCCTTAAAAGTAATACGGAACCCGTTATTCTTTGATCTTCCCCGATTATATGATGGCTGTCTATGAGTACCCTTTTATGGTTGCCTTTTACAACTGCTTCCCAATTATTAAATTTATGTTGATTTATGTAACTCAATATATCTCTATCTTTAGTAAAAAAGCTTGATAGATATTGATTAAGGCTGTTTTTTTCATCTATATCAAGCATACTACATGCCCTATCATTTATTAAAAGAATTTTTCCCATCTCATCCAGTGCAATAATACCTGTATTAATGGAATTCATTATTGTCTCCGCGTACTGGTAGGATTTAATAAGCTCTTTTTGGATTCTTTTATTTTTGAGTTCATGTTCTATGGAATCAGCGGCTGCAACAACCAATCCTAATGTATGCTTATTAACCTTTTCCTTCCATCCGTTTAAGTTGATACAACCAAGTATATTACCATATTTATCATGTATGGGGGCTCCAGAACAGGTAAAGCTTTTGAACATTGTTAAATAGTGATATTCTCCCCTAAGCTGTATGGCACAATTTTCTTCTAAGGCTAGGGAGATGGCATTAGTTCCTGTGCTTGCAAGGCCCATATCCGTTCCTACCTTCATCCCTATTTGATTAGAAAAATTGATTATGTCTTTGTCTCCAATAATACTAAGAATAATCCCATTCCTATCAATCAACTCTAAAATAAATCCGGTTTTCTCAACATAATTATACAATTTTTCCAGATATGGTTTTGCTTCATTTAATAGAACTTTATTATCCTCAAGTATACTGTTCATCTCGGTGCCCGTATATTTCTGACCAAGAAATTTAGCTTGTCTGTCAACACCCAGTTCCCCAGATCTACGATGATATTTCTCCACAATTTCTAGAATATTAAATTGATTATCATATCCAAAATATTTCATATTTACCCCTTTTCTCCCTGGCACATAATGCTTACTATAGAGAGTTCAAAGTGAATCTTAATTTATACATATCAAAATATCCCATGTTTCTGGGGAGTTTTGATATGTATAGATTAGAAACCTTACTTAAATACCTCTAGTTATTATTCAATATAAATATAACATATTAAATTTAGCAAATAAACCATTAGGATAATATATTGGAGAATTTTTTAACAAATATCATTGAACACCTAGTATTTTACGCCATCCTGCATTAAAGAAATCAACCAAGGTTGTCACCTCTTCTAATGTATCTTCAAGTCTATAGTTATGTAAAACACATTGAAATATGGATTCTAAATAATAGTGGGAAAGTATATGAATCGAACGCTCCCCTGGGATCTCCAATTCAACTCCAAGTTCTTTGAGTTCATGGAAAAACCCAAGGGTTCGTCTAACCTCTAAGTCCACTAAGTCCTCTACAATATTACTATATGATGTTCCTCCAGAACATAATAGCAGCAGCTTAAAGCTCTCAAAGTTATCATAAATATAATTAATAAGGGTAATTATTGAGTCATTATCTATCTCAATACACTCCAATATGCTGTCCTTTGTAATATCCTTGTGACAAGCCTCATTGGAAGCATCATACATTTCCATTAATCCATCCACACAGGGTGCTACTAAAGCTTTGAACAAATCCTCCTTACTATCAAAATGCCTATAGAAGGCCCCGTTTGTCACGTCCGCACCTCTACATATTTCCCTAAGATTAGTCCCTTGATATCCCTTTTTCAAAAAAAACTTTTTAGCACTTTGCAATATTTTTTCGTGGGTAGCTCCATAATCATATCCCATATTGTAATTTGAACCTCGCTTTCAATTACTAAGTAATATTATTTAGTAATGCTACCCTATAAAATTCCTATTGTCAACATTAAATGAAGGATGGACATATGCATTTTACACTTTCCTTATTACATGAAAATCACATATCTCATATCCATCTGCAATTGTTTTTGTTCTTTCAAGTTTACCTCCCATCAAATCAATTGTTATATAGTCAATTTTGCATATGTATTTAACTAGATGGAAACAATCTTCTTTTTTTGCTAACTCGCATATTCCACATTTTGTATAGGTAGTAAAATATTCATCTACCTTGGCTTCATGGGTGAATTTCCAATCCATACTATAATCAGATTTTTGAGAACGTATTGCTTCAGATGTTTTACTCCTATGGGATTTTTCAGAAAAAGGATCTTTTTTTGAAAAAATCTTTTTTAATATGGGTGCGTTCCCAGCGCTCTTGGCAACATTTGCAAATATTTCTTCCTTCATTTTTCTATCCGTTGCCAAATAAATGGCGAACATCAAGCACCCCATCACAAGTCCACCTGTCAAAGAATTCTCCTTTGAACCACCAATGCCTGGAGTTCTTTCTAGCATTTCACGGTAAATTCTTTTTGTTTTTCTCTTTATTAACTTTGTATCCTTTTTACCATATACCGTTTCAAGATATTTAAATATGGGCCTTTGGTACATCAAACAAACAATTCTTGCCAGTGTATCATACTTCATACATTTTTCATTTTCCATTAATTTATCTGTCATTTGATACCCCTCCTTTATAGAAATATTATTTTATTAGCTTCCATAATTTTGTCATTACGTCATAATCATAGCTTATATTCAAACTCAGATATGATTACTAAGTAAGCTTACATAGTAATCATATGCTAAAAAGTTGTCATTGTCAATATTTGGGCTTTTTATTCTAAGAAGATTTACATTGTTCTATATTTTCTATTGTGGAGAGTTTAACACCCCTCTTAATCTATACACCCTTCCCATGCTTTTTACTTTTTCCTTAATTTTTTCTTAAAACGACTATATTTCTACAAATTTTGACAAAAATTTAAATCAATATATTTTATACTACATATAGCAAAATCAGTATCAAAGAAAGGGGATTATATGAAAAGATTTACTTATGTATATTTGGGCTTTTTTTTAGTTTTACTTTTAATGTTGTTTTCAGGATTAACAGGGGAGAGTATTTTTCAAACTGATGAAGAAATAACAGATTCATCCAAAGTAGAGTTGGCTAAAAGTATTTCTATTTTGAGTTATCATCATCTTTTAAAGAATGAAGAAAACCCTTTTCCTAACAATGACTCTGTCTTGTCTGTGGAAAATTTCCAAGAACAAATGAAATATTTGCACGATAAGAACTTTAATGCTATTACACTTGATGAGTTGGAGAAATTCTTAAGGGGCGAAATAAAGCTTCCTAAAAATAGTATTGTAATAACCTTTGACGATGGATATAAAAGTAACTATATATATGCCTATCCGGTTTTAAAGGAATATGGCTTTAAAGCTTCAATTTTTATGATTACTAAATTAATTACCAATGA encodes the following:
- a CDS encoding PTS sugar transporter subunit IIC — protein: MEKVNEFLEEKMLPIAAKLGANKVLIAIRDGITLSMPLIIIGSLFLVIASFPIDIWTTWLANIGIDTYLWKGVDSSFGLMGLVASFGVANSLARQHKVDGVSAGIISLSSFVVVTPFISGEAGTGIPVGYMGSKGLFVAMVLGVISTSIFKWFIKRNIQIKLPDSVPPAVSKSFSALIPGAAIITLWLVVFAVFDRINIGNIHDLMMIVLGKPLGLLGNSLFGTIIAILLNSLFWFVGIHGGNVVNSILSPIWLINSDANRLVFQADSTAHLPNIITAQFMDNFVFMGGGGATIGLIIVIVIIARRKRASKISKAMAPLTLTPGLFNINEPAMFGLPIVMNISLLIPFILAPVLNAIISYFAMSTGLVATTTGIAVSWTMPPIISGFLTTGGHISGSILQIVCIIVDVAIYWVFYQSVEKQNLTLEAAEDIETDDSIMG
- a CDS encoding ROK family protein; protein product: MELTKKQQKLRFKILDKIYAKGPISRIDISNELEITPATVSKITGKMIGEDLIHEIGEVMSTQNKSGRKKILLGISSNHSFYIGTELSQKYISFCLTDNTGRIFNEKTIQLNTYDLPNTLTEEFYINELNKFIMSCYEYNPVGIGVALPGHFDEGNKKIITNNPFWKNFNIKVLSDKINLPIYFENNVKCMALAERLFTFTGIDDNFIFFHVSRGMFCSYMYNGELYAKDNFLVGEIGHIVVHPDGELCECGKRGCLQTYGSETWIIKKSQMLFDNSELTYLRQLVTDKNKITIETVLTAYGLGDEGVINILHSAIKYFSITLNNLSMMIAANKIVVHGELFKETLLRKLLRELLNQNISLLLIHNKQDIMIKDYHSHNGALGASALCVSKMLIKLELQ
- a CDS encoding PTS sugar transporter subunit IIB, producing the protein MKKTIMLVCAAGMSTSLMVAKMQKAAENKGVEADIFAVSASEVDNYLDEKKVDVLLLGPQVRFMKKQFEEKVAPLGLVVDVIQMTDYGMMNGEKVLEKAIKLIEEIA
- a CDS encoding glycoside hydrolase family 16 protein; this encodes MKMKKILKTIIGVTAVSLMMMNTFVIAEASSASPQYDLVKINRNPGNLIISGGFEERSNWKTTGDGEFTNYAGCAAVGEWCGLLPSNSGDACVYQVINVKPNTEYVAKAKVLLSKEGATALLNVKTPDVRHLIGDAEKTISCTKAQEWTYQNVELKFNSCNEQQIALCVMKWTTDNTSLTFKQQAYVDDVELFEKSTSSVDEKYNIVWADDFNGSKLDLSKWEYELGSIRGIEQQHYVDDKENVFIRDNGDGGELVLKATDRPKELQYNHPRNSSRKIIYNSGSVRTHGKKEFLYGRIEMKAKLPKGQSVFPAFWTLGSDFVLDGDVSNEQGYGWARCGEMDIMELIGSKQGGVRNKTVYQTLHTQNGSENGYHKLGGTAYTIPKDFNDDYHIFGMNWSKGKIEWYVDDKIVSVIDYSKDSVASKCLDRPQYIEMNLAMGGIWPGQIGEGLDGTEYVVDYVYYAQNDKQKADAEVYYKDSPKIIQCDDISIYEGDTDVLSNVVVSDNADIDFSVTDTPQFSIKEKKASSENPITSVDLLCKGKKDLSSLAKLPAGEYYLYYTALPKDLEFDVKSNGEIVPSAAELYKFDRKGVKLTIKERN
- the fucO gene encoding lactaldehyde reductase — translated: MSGAKAYYFPSIVLMGEGAIQLIIPEIEKMGVKKALVVTDKVLLDLGIATKVLEVLDGNNIDYAVFSDTKQNPTVQNVNDGYKALKEENCDFIISIGGGSPQDTGKAIAILGTNPGDIRNYEGVNKTNNKALPIIAINTTAGTASEATINYVITDEERKVKMVLVDSNSIASVAVNDPALMTKMPKSLTAATGMDALTHAIEGYISAGATSFTDMYNLEAIKVISGSLRDAVENGENMDARADMAYGQFVTGMGFSNGGLGIVHSMAHQLGGFYDLPHGVCNAVLLPYVVKYNSTATNDKLRDVAVAMGENIEGLSTEEANEVAIEAIKKLSKDVGIPSGLKELDVKKEDFAVLADFALADACTGGNPRVPSKEDIIKLYEEAY
- a CDS encoding haloacid dehalogenase-like hydrolase produces the protein MVKRLISANASDILNMTGAELKQSIKASEGRTIISENVATRESFVGDITNAEIASAFGADLILLNGVDVLNPNIFGLEATDKFFVDELHRLVGRPIGVNLEPVDLEADMQEDRLDISKGRQANIETIEEIEKLGMDFVCFTGNPGTGVTNSQIEKVIRLAKEKFSGIIIAGKMHGAGVDEPVADIDAIEKFIDAGADIVLVPAVGTVPGFNDSELNNVVKVAHSKGALVLTAIGTSQESSDEDTIKEIAIRNKICGADIQHIGDAGYGGVAPFENIFAMSKAIRGVRHTVSMVARSINR
- a CDS encoding PTS lactose/cellobiose transporter subunit IIA, with amino-acid sequence MEEQGNLQVVMELIIHGGGAKSNAMEAIQAAKAGDFELAGAKVSEAEASLVKAHNSQTEMLAQEAQGAKVEVSLLMVHGQDHLMTSMAFVDLAKEIIDLYKKIDGK
- a CDS encoding sigma 54-interacting transcriptional regulator: MKYFGYDNQFNILEIVEKYHRRSGELGVDRQAKFLGQKYTGTEMNSILEDNKVLLNEAKPYLEKLYNYVEKTGFILELIDRNGIILSIIGDKDIINFSNQIGMKVGTDMGLASTGTNAISLALEENCAIQLRGEYHYLTMFKSFTCSGAPIHDKYGNILGCINLNGWKEKVNKHTLGLVVAAADSIEHELKNKRIQKELIKSYQYAETIMNSINTGIIALDEMGKILLINDRACSMLDIDEKNSLNQYLSSFFTKDRDILSYINQHKFNNWEAVVKGNHKRVLIDSHHIIGEDQRITGSVLLLRDIKSVMKLVDKYTLTTAKYNFNQIIGESETIIRIKEYCKSIANSPSTVLIQGESGTGKELFAQAIHNYSDRRNKPFIAINCGAIPKDLIESELFGYVEGAFTGARKGGYLGKFALADKGTLFLDEIGEMPLHMQVNLLRALQEHQIMRLGDNKPIPIDVRIIAATNKNLKAEVKKGYFREDLFYRINVIPVDLPPLRERDIDLELLINHFLRSKSQLLGKNIPPLPFNIIHRLHNYHWPGNVRELENVIENIVNFNGKLNFNLIEENENHEIKRMGSSNELNTSGEVYRLPECPLKQLEKMAIEQTLRTNNYNYTKTAKFLGINRTTLYNKIKGHQINIQSIKSEGNNI